In a single window of the Diospyros lotus cultivar Yz01 chromosome 10, ASM1463336v1, whole genome shotgun sequence genome:
- the LOC127811537 gene encoding uncharacterized GPI-anchored protein At1g61900 isoform X1 has translation MDYIKTVTRLKGSLCHHFLLFTIWLSSFQDVVALEIKPDSNHVSFSRELASPPNSELFQPIEISPAVFPHHPFPMGPLPPMYPTFPPTFDPVLTGKCPVNFSALSSIMDKTSSDCCQPLASFVGNVICCPQFSSLLRIFKGHYSTISDKLVLQNTTANDCFSDIISILESRMANSSIPTICSVKPSNLTGGSCPVRDVSTFEKTVNTSKLLESCSSVDPLKECCRPICQPAIMESALQLSARQALVGGNKNIIGGPNHVDALNDCKEVVYSWLARKLSLDAANSAFRILSSCKVNKVCPLNFRQPTEVIEACHSAAAPSPSCCSSLNTYIAGIQKEMLITNKQAIICATVFGSMLQKGGVMTNVYELCDVDLKDFSLQAYGQQGFVSSAAGCLLRSWPADMVYDNTTGFSFTCDLSDNIAAPWPSSSSITSLSLCAPEMSLPALPTSETLGSPGYRSGGTEFLVPILSFFVFSTLLY, from the exons ATGGATTATATAAAGACTGTTACTCGTCTTAAAG GTTCTCTTTGCCATCATTTTCTATTGTTTACGATCTGGTTATCGAGTTTTCAAGATGTAGTGGCACTGGAAATTAAACCTGATTCAAATCACGTTTCTTTCTCGCGTGAGCTTGCCAGCCCACCTAATAGCGAACTCTTTCAACCAATAGAAATATCACCTGCTGTTTTTCCACATCATCCTTTTCCTATGGGACCTCTGCCTCCCATGTACCCAACCTTTCCACCTACATTTGATCCAGTATTGACTGGAAAATGTCCTGTAAATTTCTCTGCTCTTTCTAGTATCATGGACAAAACTTCATCTGATTGCTGTCAACCTTTGGCTTCTTTCGTAGGAAATGTTATATGCTGCCCTCAGTTCAGTAGTCTTCTCCGCATATTCAAGGGACATTATAGCACCATTTCTGATAAATTAGTTTTACAAAATACAACTGCTAATGATTGTTTTTCAGATATCATTAGTATACTAGAAAGCAGAATGGCAAACAGTTCAATACCTACCATCTGCTCTGTGAAGCCATCAAATCTTACTGGTGGGTCTTGTCCTGTACGTGATGTTAGCACATTTGAGAAGACAGTTAATACAAGCAAATTATTGGAGTCTTGCAGCAGTGTTGATCCTCTTAAAGAGTGCTGCAGACCAATTTGCCAGCCTGCAATTATGGAGTCTGCACTTCAGCTTTCAGCTAGACAAGCACTGGTGGgtggtaataaaaatataattggagGACCTAATCATGTGGATGCTCTTAATGATTGCAAAGAGGTGGTCTATTCGTGGCTTGCCCGGAAACTCTCTCTAGATGCTGCCAATAGTGCATTTCGAATATTATCTTCCTGTAAAGTCAACAAAG TTTGTCCATTGAATTTCAGGCAGCCAACAGAAGTAATTGAAGCATGCCATAGTGCAGCTGCTCCAAGTCCTTCGTGTTGTAGCTCATTAAATACTTACATTGCGGGCATACAGAAGGAAATGTTGATTACAAACAAACAAGCCATAATATGTGCAACTGTGTTTGGCTCCATGCTCCAAAAAGGTGGGGTCATGACAAATGTTTATGAGCTTTGCGATGTTGACTTGAAGGATTTTAGTCTTCAAG CATATGGACAGCAAGGTTTTGTATCATCTGCTG CAGGTTGTTTGCTAAGAAGCTGGCCTGCAGATATGGTGTATGACAATACTACAGGCTTCAGTTTCACATGTGACTTGAGTGACAATATTGCAGCTCCATGGCCGTCCTCATCTTCTATTACATCCTTGTCACTTTGTGCTCCTG AGATGTCATTGCCTGCACTGCCAACATCCGAGACTCTAGGAAGTCCTG
- the LOC127811537 gene encoding uncharacterized GPI-anchored protein At1g61900 isoform X3, giving the protein MDYIKTVTRLKGSLCHHFLLFTIWLSSFQDVVALEIKPDSNHVSFSRELASPPNSELFQPIEISPAVFPHHPFPMGPLPPMYPTFPPTFDPVLTGKCPVNFSALSSIMDKTSSDCCQPLASFVGNVICCPQFSSLLRIFKGHYSTISDKLVLQNTTANDCFSDIISILESRMANSSIPTICSVKPSNLTGGSCPVRDVSTFEKTVNTSKLLESCSSVDPLKECCRPICQPAIMESALQLSARQALVGGNKNIIGGPNHVDALNDCKEVVYSWLARKLSLDAANSAFRILSSCKVNKVCPLNFRQPTEVIEACHSAAAPSPSCCSSLNTYIAGIQKEMLITNKQAIICATVFGSMLQKGGVMTNVYELCDVDLKDFSLQAYGQQAGCLLRSWPADMVYDNTTGFSFTCDLSDNIAAPWPSSSSITSLSLCAPEMSLPALPTSETLGSPGYRSGGTEFLVPILSFFVFSTLLY; this is encoded by the exons ATGGATTATATAAAGACTGTTACTCGTCTTAAAG GTTCTCTTTGCCATCATTTTCTATTGTTTACGATCTGGTTATCGAGTTTTCAAGATGTAGTGGCACTGGAAATTAAACCTGATTCAAATCACGTTTCTTTCTCGCGTGAGCTTGCCAGCCCACCTAATAGCGAACTCTTTCAACCAATAGAAATATCACCTGCTGTTTTTCCACATCATCCTTTTCCTATGGGACCTCTGCCTCCCATGTACCCAACCTTTCCACCTACATTTGATCCAGTATTGACTGGAAAATGTCCTGTAAATTTCTCTGCTCTTTCTAGTATCATGGACAAAACTTCATCTGATTGCTGTCAACCTTTGGCTTCTTTCGTAGGAAATGTTATATGCTGCCCTCAGTTCAGTAGTCTTCTCCGCATATTCAAGGGACATTATAGCACCATTTCTGATAAATTAGTTTTACAAAATACAACTGCTAATGATTGTTTTTCAGATATCATTAGTATACTAGAAAGCAGAATGGCAAACAGTTCAATACCTACCATCTGCTCTGTGAAGCCATCAAATCTTACTGGTGGGTCTTGTCCTGTACGTGATGTTAGCACATTTGAGAAGACAGTTAATACAAGCAAATTATTGGAGTCTTGCAGCAGTGTTGATCCTCTTAAAGAGTGCTGCAGACCAATTTGCCAGCCTGCAATTATGGAGTCTGCACTTCAGCTTTCAGCTAGACAAGCACTGGTGGgtggtaataaaaatataattggagGACCTAATCATGTGGATGCTCTTAATGATTGCAAAGAGGTGGTCTATTCGTGGCTTGCCCGGAAACTCTCTCTAGATGCTGCCAATAGTGCATTTCGAATATTATCTTCCTGTAAAGTCAACAAAG TTTGTCCATTGAATTTCAGGCAGCCAACAGAAGTAATTGAAGCATGCCATAGTGCAGCTGCTCCAAGTCCTTCGTGTTGTAGCTCATTAAATACTTACATTGCGGGCATACAGAAGGAAATGTTGATTACAAACAAACAAGCCATAATATGTGCAACTGTGTTTGGCTCCATGCTCCAAAAAGGTGGGGTCATGACAAATGTTTATGAGCTTTGCGATGTTGACTTGAAGGATTTTAGTCTTCAAG CATATGGACAGCAAG CAGGTTGTTTGCTAAGAAGCTGGCCTGCAGATATGGTGTATGACAATACTACAGGCTTCAGTTTCACATGTGACTTGAGTGACAATATTGCAGCTCCATGGCCGTCCTCATCTTCTATTACATCCTTGTCACTTTGTGCTCCTG AGATGTCATTGCCTGCACTGCCAACATCCGAGACTCTAGGAAGTCCTG
- the LOC127811537 gene encoding uncharacterized GPI-anchored protein At1g61900 isoform X4, whose amino-acid sequence MDYIKTVTRLKGSLCHHFLLFTIWLSSFQDVVALEIKPDSNHVSFSRELASPPNSELFQPIEISPAVFPHHPFPMGPLPPMYPTFPPTFDPVLTGKCPVNFSALSSIMDKTSSDCCQPLASFVGNVICCPQFSSLLRIFKGHYSTISDKLVLQNTTANDCFSDIISILESRMANSSIPTICSVKPSNLTGGSCPVRDVSTFEKTVNTSKLLESCSSVDPLKECCRPICQPAIMESALQLSARQALVGGNKNIIGGPNHVDALNDCKEVVYSWLARKLSLDAANSAFRILSSCKVNKVCPLNFRQPTEVIEACHSAAAPSPSCCSSLNTYIAGIQKEMLITNKQAIICATVFGSMLQKGGVMTNVYELCDVDLKDFSLQAYGQQGCLLRSWPADMVYDNTTGFSFTCDLSDNIAAPWPSSSSITSLSLCAPEMSLPALPTSETLGSPGYRSGGTEFLVPILSFFVFSTLLY is encoded by the exons ATGGATTATATAAAGACTGTTACTCGTCTTAAAG GTTCTCTTTGCCATCATTTTCTATTGTTTACGATCTGGTTATCGAGTTTTCAAGATGTAGTGGCACTGGAAATTAAACCTGATTCAAATCACGTTTCTTTCTCGCGTGAGCTTGCCAGCCCACCTAATAGCGAACTCTTTCAACCAATAGAAATATCACCTGCTGTTTTTCCACATCATCCTTTTCCTATGGGACCTCTGCCTCCCATGTACCCAACCTTTCCACCTACATTTGATCCAGTATTGACTGGAAAATGTCCTGTAAATTTCTCTGCTCTTTCTAGTATCATGGACAAAACTTCATCTGATTGCTGTCAACCTTTGGCTTCTTTCGTAGGAAATGTTATATGCTGCCCTCAGTTCAGTAGTCTTCTCCGCATATTCAAGGGACATTATAGCACCATTTCTGATAAATTAGTTTTACAAAATACAACTGCTAATGATTGTTTTTCAGATATCATTAGTATACTAGAAAGCAGAATGGCAAACAGTTCAATACCTACCATCTGCTCTGTGAAGCCATCAAATCTTACTGGTGGGTCTTGTCCTGTACGTGATGTTAGCACATTTGAGAAGACAGTTAATACAAGCAAATTATTGGAGTCTTGCAGCAGTGTTGATCCTCTTAAAGAGTGCTGCAGACCAATTTGCCAGCCTGCAATTATGGAGTCTGCACTTCAGCTTTCAGCTAGACAAGCACTGGTGGgtggtaataaaaatataattggagGACCTAATCATGTGGATGCTCTTAATGATTGCAAAGAGGTGGTCTATTCGTGGCTTGCCCGGAAACTCTCTCTAGATGCTGCCAATAGTGCATTTCGAATATTATCTTCCTGTAAAGTCAACAAAG TTTGTCCATTGAATTTCAGGCAGCCAACAGAAGTAATTGAAGCATGCCATAGTGCAGCTGCTCCAAGTCCTTCGTGTTGTAGCTCATTAAATACTTACATTGCGGGCATACAGAAGGAAATGTTGATTACAAACAAACAAGCCATAATATGTGCAACTGTGTTTGGCTCCATGCTCCAAAAAGGTGGGGTCATGACAAATGTTTATGAGCTTTGCGATGTTGACTTGAAGGATTTTAGTCTTCAAG CATATGGACAGCAAG GTTGTTTGCTAAGAAGCTGGCCTGCAGATATGGTGTATGACAATACTACAGGCTTCAGTTTCACATGTGACTTGAGTGACAATATTGCAGCTCCATGGCCGTCCTCATCTTCTATTACATCCTTGTCACTTTGTGCTCCTG AGATGTCATTGCCTGCACTGCCAACATCCGAGACTCTAGGAAGTCCTG
- the LOC127811537 gene encoding uncharacterized GPI-anchored protein At1g61900 isoform X2 encodes MDYIKTVTRLKGSLCHHFLLFTIWLSSFQDVVALEIKPDSNHVSFSRELASPPNSELFQPIEISPAVFPHHPFPMGPLPPMYPTFPPTFDPVLTGKCPVNFSALSSIMDKTSSDCCQPLASFVGNVICCPQFSSLLRIFKGHYSTISDKLVLQNTTANDCFSDIISILESRMANSSIPTICSVKPSNLTGGSCPVRDVSTFEKTVNTSKLLESCSSVDPLKECCRPICQPAIMESALQLSARQALVGGNKNIIGGPNHVDALNDCKEVVYSWLARKLSLDAANSAFRILSSCKVNKVCPLNFRQPTEVIEACHSAAAPSPSCCSSLNTYIAGIQKEMLITNKQAIICATVFGSMLQKGGVMTNVYELCDVDLKDFSLQAYGQQGFVSSAGCLLRSWPADMVYDNTTGFSFTCDLSDNIAAPWPSSSSITSLSLCAPEMSLPALPTSETLGSPGYRSGGTEFLVPILSFFVFSTLLY; translated from the exons ATGGATTATATAAAGACTGTTACTCGTCTTAAAG GTTCTCTTTGCCATCATTTTCTATTGTTTACGATCTGGTTATCGAGTTTTCAAGATGTAGTGGCACTGGAAATTAAACCTGATTCAAATCACGTTTCTTTCTCGCGTGAGCTTGCCAGCCCACCTAATAGCGAACTCTTTCAACCAATAGAAATATCACCTGCTGTTTTTCCACATCATCCTTTTCCTATGGGACCTCTGCCTCCCATGTACCCAACCTTTCCACCTACATTTGATCCAGTATTGACTGGAAAATGTCCTGTAAATTTCTCTGCTCTTTCTAGTATCATGGACAAAACTTCATCTGATTGCTGTCAACCTTTGGCTTCTTTCGTAGGAAATGTTATATGCTGCCCTCAGTTCAGTAGTCTTCTCCGCATATTCAAGGGACATTATAGCACCATTTCTGATAAATTAGTTTTACAAAATACAACTGCTAATGATTGTTTTTCAGATATCATTAGTATACTAGAAAGCAGAATGGCAAACAGTTCAATACCTACCATCTGCTCTGTGAAGCCATCAAATCTTACTGGTGGGTCTTGTCCTGTACGTGATGTTAGCACATTTGAGAAGACAGTTAATACAAGCAAATTATTGGAGTCTTGCAGCAGTGTTGATCCTCTTAAAGAGTGCTGCAGACCAATTTGCCAGCCTGCAATTATGGAGTCTGCACTTCAGCTTTCAGCTAGACAAGCACTGGTGGgtggtaataaaaatataattggagGACCTAATCATGTGGATGCTCTTAATGATTGCAAAGAGGTGGTCTATTCGTGGCTTGCCCGGAAACTCTCTCTAGATGCTGCCAATAGTGCATTTCGAATATTATCTTCCTGTAAAGTCAACAAAG TTTGTCCATTGAATTTCAGGCAGCCAACAGAAGTAATTGAAGCATGCCATAGTGCAGCTGCTCCAAGTCCTTCGTGTTGTAGCTCATTAAATACTTACATTGCGGGCATACAGAAGGAAATGTTGATTACAAACAAACAAGCCATAATATGTGCAACTGTGTTTGGCTCCATGCTCCAAAAAGGTGGGGTCATGACAAATGTTTATGAGCTTTGCGATGTTGACTTGAAGGATTTTAGTCTTCAAG CATATGGACAGCAAGGTTTTGTATCATCTGCTG GTTGTTTGCTAAGAAGCTGGCCTGCAGATATGGTGTATGACAATACTACAGGCTTCAGTTTCACATGTGACTTGAGTGACAATATTGCAGCTCCATGGCCGTCCTCATCTTCTATTACATCCTTGTCACTTTGTGCTCCTG AGATGTCATTGCCTGCACTGCCAACATCCGAGACTCTAGGAAGTCCTG